A region from the Bradyrhizobium erythrophlei genome encodes:
- a CDS encoding cupin domain-containing protein, producing MRGPLMLALFLLALGTVSARAGDVYVIDNAAGKTPVAIKKDAFVLTAVPAMGEGKPNEGFAYATALELAGTGVQIARGRVEPGGAVATHDGRQQYILYVIGGTGTLGLVDQTGATISEIKYKPDDVIVFQPNTLHNWKNASAAPFEFLGVDIAPPRK from the coding sequence ATGCGTGGACCGTTGATGCTTGCCTTGTTCTTGTTGGCCTTGGGCACCGTTTCGGCCCGGGCGGGCGATGTTTACGTCATCGACAATGCGGCGGGAAAGACCCCGGTGGCCATCAAAAAGGACGCCTTCGTGCTGACCGCAGTGCCGGCCATGGGGGAGGGCAAGCCGAATGAGGGCTTCGCCTACGCGACGGCCCTCGAGCTCGCCGGAACCGGCGTTCAGATCGCAAGGGGCCGCGTCGAACCGGGTGGGGCCGTGGCAACCCACGACGGTCGTCAGCAATACATTCTCTATGTCATAGGCGGTACGGGAACGCTTGGTCTTGTTGACCAGACTGGCGCGACAATCAGCGAGATCAAGTACAAGCCCGACGATGTAATCGTCTTCCAGCCCAACACGCTTCACAACTGGAAAAATGCCAGTGCCGCCCCGTTCGAGTTTCTCGGAGTGGATATCGCTCCGCCCCGGAAATAA
- a CDS encoding FCD domain-containing protein translates to MTLNRHRGAFVRAMTRDEVRDTLMILEVLTGLVARLAAQHIDMKGNREAFTAEHEKLMTFRDQGDSIAFLDQRRSYYDALLRIGGNGELKRLMPLMQIHLLRLQFQPYVTARQHEKQFQDYEAISRAVLSGNPRLSERVMHLHIRRTRLALDRLSQEAFAPVQS, encoded by the coding sequence GTGACGCTGAACCGCCATCGCGGAGCCTTCGTCCGCGCCATGACGCGCGACGAGGTGCGCGATACGCTGATGATCCTGGAAGTTCTCACCGGCTTGGTCGCACGGCTTGCAGCGCAGCATATCGACATGAAAGGGAACCGCGAGGCCTTCACCGCCGAACACGAGAAGCTCATGACGTTCCGGGATCAGGGTGACAGCATTGCATTCCTTGACCAGCGCCGCTCCTACTATGACGCACTCCTTCGCATCGGCGGCAATGGTGAACTGAAACGTTTGATGCCCCTGATGCAGATTCACCTGCTGCGCTTGCAGTTCCAGCCTTATGTGACGGCGCGTCAGCACGAAAAGCAGTTCCAGGACTATGAGGCGATTTCGCGCGCCGTTCTGAGCGGCAATCCTCGCCTGTCGGAACGGGTGATGCATCTTCACATCAGACGCACCCGTCTGGCGCTTGACCGCCTTTCGCAAGAAGCGTTTGCACCGGTCCAGTCCTAG
- a CDS encoding zinc-binding dehydrogenase, with translation MKAAVFRGLGNPLAIETVVDPEIRDGEVLLKVAYCGICGSDLHATAEGVFVVPDGTVLGHEFSGEVVKSADAAWKKGDRLTSVPVNACADEICQRLGACKNDLGILCPNNRITGLAVDVPGAYAEYVKVGARQALRLPDGVSYEEGALVEPLAVGLHAVRKAKLGVGARVLIIGAGPIGLSVAAFARLAGAREVVVSEMNATRREKSMAMGATAVIDPASADTAEAFVRIAGCPPDAIFECVGVRGLIQQCIDLSRPRGQIVVVGVCMMEDTVVPISAILKELDIQFVLGYLSEDFDIVLDAIAKKAINAMPLVSDIVGFDELPAAFEALRRPKGQIKVLIRPGV, from the coding sequence ATGAAAGCCGCCGTGTTTCGCGGGCTCGGAAATCCGCTCGCCATTGAAACGGTCGTCGATCCGGAGATCCGGGATGGCGAAGTTTTGCTGAAGGTCGCTTATTGCGGCATCTGCGGGTCAGATCTGCATGCGACCGCAGAAGGCGTGTTCGTCGTTCCGGATGGCACGGTGCTCGGTCATGAATTCTCGGGCGAGGTTGTAAAAAGCGCCGACGCTGCCTGGAAGAAGGGCGACCGGCTGACGTCTGTTCCTGTCAATGCCTGTGCCGACGAGATTTGCCAGCGACTAGGTGCCTGCAAGAACGACCTCGGCATTCTCTGTCCCAACAATCGCATTACCGGTCTCGCAGTCGATGTGCCGGGAGCCTATGCCGAATATGTCAAGGTCGGCGCGCGGCAGGCGCTCCGGCTGCCAGACGGGGTGTCCTATGAAGAGGGTGCGTTGGTCGAACCGCTCGCCGTCGGCCTCCATGCCGTGCGCAAGGCCAAGCTCGGCGTGGGCGCGCGCGTCCTGATCATCGGCGCCGGGCCGATCGGCCTGTCGGTGGCTGCGTTCGCCAGACTCGCCGGCGCGCGCGAGGTCGTGGTGAGCGAGATGAACGCGACAAGGCGCGAGAAGTCGATGGCAATGGGCGCGACCGCGGTTATCGATCCGGCATCGGCGGACACCGCCGAAGCCTTCGTCAGGATCGCGGGCTGTCCGCCCGACGCGATCTTTGAATGTGTCGGCGTGCGCGGCCTCATCCAGCAATGCATCGACCTGTCGCGTCCGCGCGGCCAGATCGTGGTTGTCGGCGTCTGCATGATGGAGGACACGGTCGTGCCGATCTCGGCGATCCTCAAGGAACTGGATATCCAGTTTGTGCTCGGCTATCTCAGTGAGGATTTCGATATCGTGCTCGATGCGATCGCCAAGAAGGCCATCAACGCCATGCCGCTGGTGTCCGACATCGTCGGTTTCGATGAACTGCCGGCCGCGTTCGAGGCCTTGCGCAGGCCGAAAGGCCAGATCAAGGTTCTGATCCGGCCCGGCGTCTGA
- a CDS encoding SDR family NAD(P)-dependent oxidoreductase, translating to MARLEGKIALITGAGSGVGRAAMQVFSKEGAKVVGVSRTQSALDETLKLVEAAGGKGAVVSADLATEAGAAKAMKATLDAFGRIDILVNSAGVGYSWMEKSEGSMNDIATTSLDKWNEVIGINLTSCFLMSKLAVLEMKKQGGGAIVNVTSISGFQGLGAAHTYCAAKGGSINLTRAMCVAYAMDNIRTNCIAPGFIDTPMVASVLNLFDDPNMADRLTPMRRPGTPEEMAYGCLYLASDEASYCNGTVLVIDGGTTARQ from the coding sequence ATGGCACGGCTGGAAGGAAAGATCGCACTGATAACAGGCGCAGGTTCTGGCGTCGGCCGCGCAGCGATGCAGGTATTCTCGAAGGAAGGTGCGAAGGTCGTCGGGGTCTCGCGCACCCAGAGCGCACTCGACGAAACGTTGAAGCTGGTCGAGGCAGCCGGCGGCAAGGGCGCGGTTGTATCGGCCGACTTGGCTACCGAAGCCGGCGCGGCCAAGGCGATGAAAGCCACCCTCGATGCCTTCGGACGCATCGACATTCTCGTGAACTCCGCCGGCGTCGGCTACAGCTGGATGGAAAAGAGCGAAGGCTCGATGAACGACATTGCAACGACCTCGCTCGACAAGTGGAACGAAGTCATCGGCATTAACCTGACCAGCTGCTTCCTGATGTCGAAACTCGCCGTGCTGGAAATGAAGAAGCAGGGCGGCGGCGCGATCGTCAACGTCACCAGCATTTCGGGCTTTCAGGGCCTTGGCGCGGCACACACCTACTGCGCGGCCAAGGGCGGCTCGATCAATCTGACCCGCGCCATGTGTGTCGCCTACGCCATGGACAATATCCGCACCAACTGCATCGCGCCCGGCTTCATCGACACGCCGATGGTCGCCTCGGTGCTGAACCTGTTTGATGATCCCAATATGGCGGACCGCCTGACGCCGATGCGGCGTCCGGGGACACCGGAAGAAATGGCCTATGGCTGCCTCTATCTCGCGTCCGACGAGGCGAGCTATTGCAATGGAACCGTGCTGGTCATCGACGGTGGTACGACGGCGAGGCAGTAG
- a CDS encoding EthD family reductase: MIVVSVLYPSDPESKFDLAYYQNSHLPLCRDLLAPMGMQSLTFYRPIVTDPGAVFQLVAELRFSDLKTTNAALAAHGPRTQADIPNFTDVKPIILIGEEIAG, encoded by the coding sequence ATGATCGTCGTCAGCGTGCTTTATCCCAGTGATCCGGAATCGAAATTCGACCTCGCCTACTACCAGAACAGCCATCTGCCGCTGTGCCGGGATCTGCTGGCGCCGATGGGCATGCAATCGCTGACCTTCTACCGGCCGATCGTCACCGACCCCGGCGCGGTCTTCCAGCTTGTCGCCGAATTGCGTTTCTCGGATTTGAAGACGACGAACGCTGCGCTCGCGGCCCACGGTCCGCGCACCCAGGCCGACATTCCGAATTTCACCGACGTCAAGCCGATCATCCTGATCGGTGAGGAAATCGCCGGATGA
- a CDS encoding thiolase family protein, with protein sequence MRRAVIIDLVRTPFGRARENGVLATCHPVDLYAHMLKALVRRTGIDPALVEDVITGCVIQVGEQAANIGRQAVLAAGFPESVPAVTLDRKCGSAQQAMDFAAQGVIAGAYDLVIAGGVEMMGLVPMRANRLGKDNLGPLLRQRYPDGFVHQGISAELIAARWNISRKSQDLFAERSHRLAAQAEDAGLTAHDIAPVETPAGLVSRDEGLRRDTNVAKLAELKASFHDPEMATRYPQLRWSVTAGNSSQVSDGAGAALIAEERTARSLGLTPRAALTHFAVSGDDPILMLTGVVPATRKLLGRAGIDIGDIDAFEVNEAFASVVLAWQKELKPDPERVNMFGGAIALGHPVGASGVRLTGNLLRALEKTGGRYGLQTMCESGGMANATLVERLA encoded by the coding sequence ATGCGCCGCGCTGTTATCATCGATCTCGTTCGTACGCCGTTTGGACGCGCGCGCGAGAACGGCGTGCTTGCCACCTGCCACCCGGTCGATCTCTATGCGCATATGCTGAAGGCGTTGGTTAGGCGGACGGGAATCGATCCGGCCCTGGTCGAAGACGTGATCACGGGCTGCGTGATCCAGGTCGGCGAGCAGGCTGCCAATATTGGAAGGCAGGCGGTTCTCGCGGCTGGCTTTCCGGAATCCGTTCCCGCCGTGACGCTTGACCGCAAATGTGGCTCGGCCCAGCAGGCGATGGATTTTGCCGCGCAGGGCGTGATAGCCGGCGCCTATGATCTGGTGATCGCCGGTGGTGTCGAGATGATGGGTCTCGTACCGATGCGCGCCAACCGCCTCGGCAAGGACAATCTTGGGCCATTGCTCAGGCAGCGCTATCCGGACGGTTTTGTCCATCAGGGCATCTCGGCCGAGCTGATCGCGGCCCGGTGGAATATCTCCCGAAAATCACAGGACCTGTTTGCCGAACGCTCGCACCGGCTTGCAGCACAGGCCGAGGATGCGGGCTTGACGGCGCACGATATCGCGCCGGTCGAAACGCCGGCCGGGCTGGTGTCTCGCGACGAGGGTCTGCGCCGCGACACCAACGTGGCCAAGCTCGCGGAGTTGAAGGCGTCGTTCCACGACCCCGAGATGGCGACGCGCTATCCCCAGCTTCGCTGGAGCGTGACGGCGGGAAATTCGAGCCAGGTCAGCGACGGCGCGGGCGCCGCGCTGATCGCCGAGGAAAGGACGGCCCGCAGTCTCGGCCTGACGCCGCGCGCCGCACTCACGCATTTCGCCGTATCGGGAGACGATCCCATCTTGATGCTGACGGGTGTCGTTCCGGCAACCAGGAAGCTGCTGGGCAGAGCCGGCATCGACATTGGCGACATCGACGCCTTCGAGGTCAACGAGGCGTTCGCGTCTGTGGTGCTGGCTTGGCAGAAGGAGTTGAAGCCAGATCCCGAACGGGTGAACATGTTCGGCGGCGCCATCGCGCTCGGACATCCCGTAGGTGCGTCCGGCGTCCGGCTGACCGGCAACCTGCTGCGTGCTCTGGAAAAGACGGGTGGACGATACGGGTTGCAGACGATGTGCGAGTCCGGCGGCATGGCCAACGCCACACTGGTCGAGCGTCTGGCATAG
- a CDS encoding pyruvate carboxylase, giving the protein MAHVEFLDETMRDGQQSLWGMRMRAGMALPVSPIIDRTGFRVIDLAGSSMMEVLIRHCRENPWEGLDLLVQSMPRTPIRGGMRSNASVTFGVTPDSLMDVWMRQLNRHGVRSFWIYDVLFNIDKTLRLAKVAKEFGSEVAGAIMYTLSPVHTDEYYADKAGKLSASPDIDTLLLYDTAGTLDKERLTTLVPAIVANARGKKIEFHSNNILGMSAKAYLDSIELGVSILHTASRPMANGPSVPSTEIMVKNIELKGHTHDLDISLLKPVADHFEAVGKAAGYLVNQYSEYDILSIEHQIPGGMTGTLKAQLAQHNMSDKLDEVLTETARVRRELGYPGMATPFSQLVGTLAVLNIVSGKRYAIVPDEVIQYAAGFYGQTVAPIDPNVLDKIMSAPRAKEVLANPPEQPTIEELRKRYCTTNDDELILRALVPEADLDRMWAAGPVNTTYPLLSSSELDQVRRLMQTARAPVVQIKSSAMNLSLRRNRV; this is encoded by the coding sequence ATGGCCCATGTTGAATTTCTCGACGAAACGATGCGCGACGGCCAGCAAAGCCTGTGGGGCATGCGGATGCGCGCAGGCATGGCACTTCCGGTGTCTCCGATCATCGACCGCACCGGCTTCCGTGTCATCGACCTGGCCGGTTCCTCGATGATGGAAGTGCTGATCCGGCATTGCCGCGAGAACCCGTGGGAAGGGCTGGATCTTCTGGTGCAGTCGATGCCCCGCACGCCGATCCGCGGTGGCATGCGATCCAACGCCTCGGTGACGTTCGGCGTGACCCCGGATTCGCTAATGGATGTCTGGATGAGGCAACTCAATCGTCATGGCGTTCGTTCGTTCTGGATCTATGACGTGTTGTTCAACATCGACAAGACGCTTCGCCTTGCGAAGGTCGCCAAGGAGTTCGGGTCGGAAGTCGCTGGCGCGATCATGTACACGCTATCGCCCGTTCACACCGACGAATATTACGCCGACAAGGCCGGCAAGCTGTCGGCCTCGCCTGACATCGATACATTGCTACTCTACGATACGGCGGGCACGCTGGACAAGGAGCGGCTGACGACGCTCGTTCCGGCCATCGTAGCCAATGCGCGCGGCAAGAAGATTGAGTTCCACTCCAACAACATCCTCGGCATGTCGGCGAAGGCCTATCTTGATTCCATCGAGCTTGGCGTTTCGATTTTGCATACGGCGAGCCGCCCGATGGCCAATGGTCCTTCGGTTCCCTCCACCGAGATCATGGTGAAGAACATCGAGCTGAAGGGCCATACCCACGACCTCGACATCAGTTTGTTGAAGCCAGTTGCCGATCATTTCGAGGCGGTCGGGAAGGCGGCGGGCTACCTCGTCAACCAGTATAGCGAGTACGACATCCTCTCCATCGAGCATCAGATTCCGGGCGGGATGACCGGCACGCTGAAGGCGCAACTCGCCCAGCACAACATGAGCGACAAGCTCGACGAGGTCCTGACCGAAACTGCCCGCGTCCGGCGCGAGCTCGGCTATCCCGGCATGGCAACGCCGTTCAGCCAGCTGGTCGGGACACTGGCCGTGCTCAATATCGTTTCCGGCAAGCGCTATGCGATCGTGCCAGACGAAGTGATCCAGTATGCTGCGGGCTTTTACGGCCAAACGGTGGCCCCGATCGATCCGAACGTGCTCGATAAGATTATGTCTGCGCCGCGCGCCAAGGAGGTCTTGGCCAATCCGCCGGAGCAACCAACCATCGAGGAATTGCGCAAGCGCTACTGTACGACCAACGACGACGAGCTGATCCTCCGCGCGCTGGTGCCTGAAGCCGATCTCGATCGCATGTGGGCGGCGGGTCCGGTCAACACGACCTATCCGTTGCTGTCGTCCAGCGAACTCGATCAGGTGCGGCGGCTGATGCAGACCGCGCGCGCGCCGGTCGTCCAGATCAAGTCATCGGCGATGAATTTGTCCCTCCGGCGAAATCGGGTCTGA
- a CDS encoding acetyl-CoA carboxylase biotin carboxylase subunit, producing MALNRLFIANRGEIAVRILRTAKRLGLETVIGVSEADRDSMGAEMADRAVVLGPAPSAKSYLDERLIVHAARMTGCDALHPGYGFLSEKAKLATLCEEEGIVFVGPRPETIDMLGDKLSARTVALQAGVQTVPGTDHIATIGDARHAAEQLGYPVVMKASAGGGGRGMFMARSAEELDSFFERASREAESAFGDSRLYMERFVERARHVEVQIVGDGEGKVVHFGERDCTVQRRYQKLIEEATSTAIPVRLRTKLHEAAIRITSFAKYRNAGTVEFLYDVDREDFYFMEVNSRIQVEHPVSEEVTGEDLIARQLHVAAGRGIGLSQADVHIRGHAIECRINAEDPFNNFAPAPGRITAWKPPSGEGIRLDTHARMGYLVPPFYDSMIGKLISKGRDRSEAIERILKAIRDFRLEGPNTTLPLLSFVAAHTDFRENRITTRWLEDKGLSDFAKA from the coding sequence ATGGCATTGAACCGGCTCTTTATCGCGAACAGGGGCGAGATCGCCGTGCGCATCCTGCGCACCGCCAAACGTCTTGGTCTTGAGACCGTCATCGGAGTATCCGAAGCCGATCGCGACAGCATGGGTGCAGAGATGGCGGACCGCGCCGTAGTGCTCGGGCCGGCACCCTCGGCCAAGAGCTATCTTGATGAACGCCTGATCGTTCACGCCGCGAGGATGACCGGCTGCGATGCGCTTCATCCCGGCTATGGATTTCTTTCCGAGAAGGCGAAACTTGCTACGCTCTGCGAGGAGGAGGGCATCGTTTTCGTCGGGCCAAGGCCCGAAACCATCGATATGCTGGGCGACAAGCTGTCGGCACGCACCGTGGCGCTGCAAGCGGGCGTGCAGACGGTTCCGGGTACGGACCATATCGCGACAATCGGCGACGCCAGGCACGCAGCCGAACAGCTCGGCTATCCCGTCGTCATGAAGGCTTCGGCCGGCGGTGGCGGACGTGGCATGTTCATGGCGCGTTCGGCTGAAGAGCTCGATAGCTTCTTCGAGCGCGCATCGCGCGAGGCGGAAAGCGCGTTCGGCGACAGCCGGCTATACATGGAGCGTTTTGTCGAGCGTGCGCGCCATGTCGAGGTTCAGATCGTGGGGGACGGCGAGGGAAAGGTCGTTCATTTCGGCGAGCGCGACTGCACCGTGCAACGGCGCTATCAGAAACTGATCGAGGAAGCGACGTCGACGGCGATACCCGTCCGTCTGCGCACAAAACTGCATGAGGCGGCCATCAGGATCACGTCCTTCGCAAAGTATAGGAACGCAGGAACGGTCGAGTTCCTCTATGACGTCGACCGCGAGGATTTCTATTTCATGGAAGTGAATTCGCGCATCCAGGTCGAGCATCCCGTCAGCGAGGAAGTGACCGGGGAAGATCTGATCGCGCGGCAGTTGCACGTCGCGGCGGGCCGCGGGATCGGGCTTTCGCAAGCCGACGTCCATATCCGTGGCCATGCCATCGAATGTCGGATCAACGCCGAAGATCCGTTCAACAACTTCGCGCCCGCTCCCGGCCGGATAACAGCCTGGAAACCGCCCTCCGGAGAGGGCATCCGGCTCGATACCCACGCCCGCATGGGCTATCTGGTGCCCCCATTCTACGATTCCATGATCGGCAAGCTGATCTCCAAAGGTCGGGACCGCAGCGAGGCTATCGAGCGCATTTTGAAGGCTATCCGCGATTTCCGCCTGGAAGGCCCGAACACAACCCTGCCGCTGCTTTCCTTCGTAGCGGCGCATACCGATTTCCGCGAAAACCGGATCACCACCCGCTGGCTCGAGGACAAGGGTCTTTCGGACTTTGCTAAAGCTTAG
- a CDS encoding acetyl-CoA carboxylase biotin carboxyl carrier protein, which yields MTAVVKSEDIEALIELFEASDWDEMHLEIDGLELFLSSDPQARLQAEPQHPTVAHTAASAHAHATTPQGMGHLAPPPAPAKEVSSAPEGCVAVNAPNLGTFYRAPKPGAASYVELGQSVTADTEICLIEVMKLFTSVRAGTAGVIREICVDDAEMVEYGQTLFYIEPA from the coding sequence ATGACAGCGGTCGTGAAATCTGAAGATATCGAAGCACTGATCGAGCTGTTCGAAGCGTCCGATTGGGACGAGATGCATCTCGAGATCGATGGGCTCGAACTCTTCCTGTCCTCCGATCCACAGGCCCGGCTCCAGGCGGAGCCGCAGCATCCGACCGTGGCGCATACTGCGGCTTCTGCTCACGCGCATGCGACGACCCCGCAGGGCATGGGCCATCTCGCACCTCCACCAGCTCCGGCCAAGGAAGTGTCAAGCGCACCGGAGGGATGCGTCGCGGTGAACGCGCCCAATCTCGGTACGTTCTACCGCGCGCCGAAGCCGGGCGCGGCGTCCTATGTCGAACTCGGCCAGAGCGTAACGGCCGATACGGAAATCTGCCTGATCGAGGTGATGAAGCTGTTCACATCCGTACGTGCGGGAACAGCCGGCGTCATTCGCGAGATCTGCGTCGATGATGCCGAAATGGTCGAGTACGGCCAGACGCTGTTCTATATCGAACCGGCCTGA
- a CDS encoding pyruvate, phosphate dikinase produces the protein MGSNRRQWVVSLDGSVLPDRSLIGGKAWSVARMMSLGLPVPPAFVVTTEACKAFLADGSFSSELEAQIFDGMADLEMRTERSFGKGDRPLLVSVRSGAPVSMPGMMDTILNLGITPDTEKALAVECGDPAFARDVHRRFFDLYAHIVLKTGVEDFPRDGNAESWNGQVAAAAGAPLPVAAPERLLAAVRAVFDSWNSRRARRYREHHDIPHDLGTAVTVQAMVFGNLDDRSGTGVLFSRNPSTGDRKPFGEYLARAQGEDIVSGKFTPDTLDTMKASVPAAYEALMASSATLERENGDVQDIEFTVQKGELFLLQSRSAKRAPAAAVRIAVDMAREGAISEETALDRITPEQVRLILAPRLASGQSDKAKVIACGEGACPGVGRGIVVTSSDEAEARAKAGEAVILARPTTSPEDVHGMLAALAIITETGGSTSHAAVVSRALGLPCVVGCGLGSLELVSGRIVTVDGALGRVFEGALDLVIPDETSDEQLTVLTRWAKARSRLVIHRPSEAPSENLIDLNTVEGGEDPKRLCGLIRGYRGARGGAIASGEGIRAALQEKLEFVVGEPVLPLLIAAIRLQTENATGEMLAAETANS, from the coding sequence ATGGGATCCAACAGACGTCAATGGGTGGTCAGTCTGGACGGCAGCGTGTTGCCGGACCGGTCGCTGATCGGCGGCAAGGCCTGGTCGGTCGCACGCATGATGTCGCTTGGCCTGCCGGTGCCGCCTGCTTTCGTCGTCACCACGGAAGCCTGCAAAGCGTTCCTCGCCGACGGCTCGTTTTCCTCCGAGTTGGAAGCCCAGATATTCGACGGCATGGCCGATCTGGAAATGCGCACCGAACGGAGCTTTGGCAAGGGCGATAGGCCCTTGCTGGTTTCCGTGCGCTCCGGTGCACCGGTCTCGATGCCCGGCATGATGGATACGATCCTCAATCTCGGCATCACGCCGGATACCGAAAAGGCGCTCGCCGTCGAATGCGGTGACCCCGCTTTCGCCCGCGATGTCCATCGCCGCTTCTTCGATCTCTATGCGCATATCGTGCTCAAGACCGGCGTCGAGGATTTCCCGAGGGACGGCAACGCCGAAAGCTGGAATGGGCAGGTCGCCGCAGCGGCCGGCGCGCCGCTGCCTGTCGCGGCTCCCGAGCGTCTTCTGGCCGCAGTGCGCGCCGTATTCGATTCCTGGAATTCGCGCCGCGCCAGGCGGTACCGCGAGCATCACGACATTCCGCACGATCTGGGAACCGCCGTGACTGTGCAGGCCATGGTATTCGGCAATCTGGATGACCGCAGCGGCACGGGGGTGCTGTTCAGCCGCAACCCGTCGACGGGCGATCGCAAACCGTTTGGCGAGTATCTGGCCCGCGCGCAAGGCGAAGATATCGTCTCGGGCAAGTTTACGCCCGATACGCTGGACACGATGAAGGCCAGTGTCCCCGCGGCTTATGAAGCCCTAATGGCGTCTTCAGCGACGCTTGAACGCGAGAACGGTGATGTCCAGGATATCGAGTTCACAGTGCAGAAGGGCGAGCTTTTCCTGCTGCAGAGCCGTTCTGCCAAGCGGGCGCCTGCCGCTGCGGTCCGCATCGCCGTCGACATGGCGCGCGAAGGTGCGATCAGCGAGGAAACCGCGCTCGACCGCATCACGCCCGAACAGGTACGGCTGATTCTGGCGCCGCGTCTGGCCAGCGGACAGTCGGACAAAGCCAAGGTGATCGCGTGTGGCGAAGGCGCGTGCCCGGGCGTCGGACGCGGCATTGTGGTGACCAGTTCCGACGAAGCCGAGGCGCGAGCGAAGGCCGGTGAAGCCGTCATTCTGGCTCGGCCGACGACCAGTCCCGAAGACGTGCACGGCATGCTCGCCGCCCTGGCGATCATTACCGAGACGGGCGGCTCGACGTCGCACGCCGCGGTCGTCAGTCGCGCGCTCGGTCTACCCTGCGTGGTCGGCTGCGGCTTGGGCAGTCTTGAATTGGTTTCGGGCCGGATCGTTACCGTCGATGGCGCGCTCGGCCGGGTCTTCGAAGGCGCGCTTGATCTGGTTATTCCGGACGAGACGTCGGACGAACAGCTCACGGTGCTGACCCGATGGGCGAAAGCCAGAAGCCGGCTCGTTATTCACCGGCCATCGGAAGCGCCATCGGAAAACTTGATCGACCTCAACACAGTCGAAGGCGGCGAGGATCCGAAACGACTGTGCGGTCTCATCCGCGGGTATCGCGGGGCGAGGGGCGGGGCCATCGCCAGTGGCGAAGGAATCCGGGCGGCGCTGCAGGAAAAACTGGAATTCGTTGTTGGCGAACCGGTTCTGCCCCTCCTCATCGCCGCTATCCGTTTGCAGACCGAAAACGCAACCGGAGAAATGCTGGCCGCGGAGACCGCTAATTCATGA